A stretch of DNA from Flavobacteriaceae bacterium MAR_2009_75:
GCAGAAAATATAATAGTGGCTATGATGCATACCAACCGAGCGGGACAATCAAAACTTCTAAAAAAATGCAGTTTACCCCTTACGGGAGTGGGCTGCGTTACCAAGATTGTCACCAACCTTGCGGTACTTGAGGTTACAGCTGACGGATTTATTTTAAAGGAACGTGCGCCGGGCATCACTGTCGAAGAAATTCAAGGGGCGACCGAAGGTACATTGATTGTAGATGGTGATATACCTGAAATGGTCATTTGAAACCTTTCACATGGTTCCGACAGAAAGATTGGTCAATGTCGTACGTCGATAAAATTGGCCATTCATAATTTTCACAACATTTTAAAGTAGGTTCACAACAAGAATTTTATTCCTTCGGGTATCAAGTGTACTTTTATATTGTTATTAATTGCAAAGACCACGAGTCCCGAACCGAATCATATTTTTGAACTAAACCTACAGACTATGGAAGCCCAAATGAATCAAACACAAGAAGATATTCAAGTGTACCGAAACGAATTCTTTAGCGGAATCGTTATGCTGACCAAAAAGCTATTTATGTTATAATACCTTTTTGAAAAACATTTGAAAAAGAGCAACTTCCCCAAAGGTTGCTCTTTTTATTTGTCCATTTTTTTAAATTTAAGGGTTACAATACCCTAATATGGCGCTATCGCTTAAAATATGCACTTCCGACGAGCTAAAAATCTTAGTTGATATTTCTAGAAAAACGTTTGTTGATGCTTTTGAGGAGCAAAACAATCCGGAAGATTTCAAAACCTATATAGATTCTGCTTTCTCGGAAGAAGTGCTCTCCAAAGAATTGTCAAATAACGATTCAGCTTTCTTTTTTGTTTATAAGGATGATAAGCTCGCCGGATACATTAAAATTAATGAAGGTCAGGCGCAGACCGATATAAAAGATCCAGAAGCTCTTGAACTTGAACGCATCTATGTTTTAGAAGCTTTTCAGGGTCAAAAAATTGGAAAATGGTTGCTCGAGAAGATCAAGAACTTGGCTATAGAAAAAAGAAAGGGCCTTATTTGGCTCGGGGTTTGGGAAAAGAACACCGACGCCATTAAGTTCTATCAAAACTATGGCTTTTCAAAGTTCGGCACACACCCGTATATTATAGGTAGTGATAAGCAAACCGATTGGTTGATGCGCTACAAATTAGATTAAAACATTACAGCTGACATAAAATTTCAGCGGCCTTTTCTAAAGTTTCCCTTTTTTTGGCAAAACAAAAACGCAAGACCCCATCTTGGCGATTATTCATATTAAAAGACGAAATAGGAATACAGGCCAATTTATTTTCTGTTATCAAACGCAGGGCTAGGTCTTCATCTTTTTCATTTGATATTTCGGTATAGTCTAACAACTGAAAATAAGTGCCTTCAGAAGGCTTGAACTTAAACCTTGAAGTTTTTAGCGAACTCAAAAAGATATCTCGTTTTTCTTGGTAAATGTCGTTGAGCTGCATATAATGTTCTTCATTTTTCAGATATTCTGCCATGGCTCTTTGGGTGGGGTGGTCAACACAAAAGACTGCAAATTGATGGGTTTTTCTAAACTCGTGCATCAAATCTTTAGGGGCTACGCAATATCCCATTTTCCAACCCGTAACATGAAAGGTCTTCCCGAAAGAAGCACAAATAAAACTACGTTGGGCCAAGTCGTCAAAACGTGAGGCACTTTGGTGTTCACATCCGTCAAAAACAATATGCTCATAGACCTCGTCACTTACCAAAAGTATGTTTGTATCTCGTAAAATATCCTGTAATTGAAGCATATCGTCTTTGGTGATAATTTTTCCGCTTGGGTTGTGTGGGGTATTTAAAACTACCATGCGTGTTTTTGAGGTTATTTTGTTCCGAAATTCCTCCCAATCAACCTTGTAATTATTAGCATTCAATTGAACATAAACCGCTTTTCCTCCATTAAGTGCAATGGCCGGCTCATAGCAGTCATAAGCAGGTTTCATCACAATAACCTCATCACCAGGGTGAACGAAAGCGGTAATTGCGGTAAAGATGGCCTGCGTGGCACCAACGGTAACTGTTATTTCACTTTCTATATCATAACTTCGGCCATGCAACTGTTCTATTTTTTCTGAGATAACCTCTCTTAGGCCATAATAACCTTGCATGGCAGCATATTGATTGTGGCCTTGCTTCATAGCTTGTGTAACCAACTGCATTAGTTTTGGGTCTGCTTCGAAATTTGGGAAGCCCTGCGAGAGATCAATGGCCTTATGTTTTCTTGCCAAGTTGCCCACGGTGGTAAAAATGGTGGTCTTGACATCGGGAAGTTTCGATTTTGATTGTAAAATTTGAGATTTCATTTTTTGTATTTGTAGTAGGCATCAATTTACAACAATGTTGAAGATAGTTTTTACTTCATCTGAATCACTTATATTTATAGAACAAAATCTAATTATGAGAACACTTAAAATTATATTATCGCTTATATCGATACCCTTGCTGAGCGTGCCTTCTTTTTCCCAATCAAATAAAAATATGTCGAAGGATAAAATAAAGACCCTGATTGTAGATGGTCAGAACAACCATGAGCACTGGCCTAAAATCACGTATATGTTAAAGATGGAAATGGAAAAATCAGGTCTTTTTACCGTAGATGTGGAAAGATCTGCCTTTACTTGGAAGGGAGAAGAATTTCTTTCTGATTATACCATTATAGGAATGGATGAGACAGAGGCGACGAAAGAACCCAAGGCCGACCCAGATTATAGTCCTGACTTTTCAGCATATGACTTGGTAATCTGCAATTTTGGATGGAATGCAGCCCCATGGCCCGAGAAAACCAAGAAAGATTTTGAGAAATTTATTAAAAAAGGTGGCGGACTCGTAGTTTTTCATGCAGCCGATAACTCCTTTCCCGAGTGGGAAGCTTATAATCAAATGATTGGTATTGGTGGATGGGGCGACCGAACCGAGAAAGTTGGCCCGTATGTGTTTTATGATGATAACGGTAAACTAATTAGAGATAATACTGCCGGAAAGGCGGGTTCTCATGGTCCACAACACGAATACCAAATTCAAATTCGAAATTCGAACCACCCGATAACCAAAGGCATGCCGAAAAAATGGCTTCAAACCAAAGATGAGCTGTATGACAGGTTACGAGGTCCAGCTGAAAATATGGAAATATTGGCCACCGCCTATTCCGCAGAAGAGCAAAAAGGTACGGGAAGGCATGAGCCAGCATTAATGGTATTGAATTATGGTAAAGGGCGTATTTTTCACAACATTATGGGCCATGCCGATTACTCGGTTGAAAGTGTAGGTTTTATGACCAGTATGCTTCGAGGTTCAGAATGGGCGGCTACGGGTAAGGTAACTCAAGAAATACCAGAAAACTTTCCAACGGCTGACAAATCGAGTTCAGTAAAATTCGATTAAACAATGGAGCTCACGCTAAGCATACCTGCATTACTCTTTCCGGCAATTTCATTGACAATGCTGGCCTATAATGCTAGATATTTGGCCATAGCGGCATTGATTCGGCAACTGCACCAGAAATATCAAGAAACGGAATCTGCTGCAATAGCCCTTCAAGTTAAACAGCTTCGAAAACGTTTATCCATTATTAAAAATATGCAGGCCACCGCCATCTTCAGTTTTCTGCTGGCGGTTATTACCATGTCATTAATTTACATAGAACTGACTTTTTGGGCCAACCTGATTTTTGGTATTAGCCTTCTTGCGCTAATGGTGTCTTTGATACTTTCATTGATAGAAGTTCAGCTATCTACAAGGGCTCTTTCCATTCAATTGGAGAATATGGAAAGTTAAACCTAAGTTTTTTGAGCTTTTTTGAAAACAGACCAGCTGGTCGGTTTGGTTGCAACTGGGGTGATTGGCTCAATTCTTTTCTCTAGATTATCGAATGAGTAAATCAGGTAAACAGCAAATATTAGCAGCTTATCAATTGTCATGAATCTGAAACCGACCGCCAGGTCGG
This window harbors:
- a CDS encoding hypothetical protein (manually curated), which produces MEAQMNQTQEDIQVYRNEFFSGIVMLTKKLFML
- a CDS encoding ribosomal protein S18 acetylase RimI-like enzyme yields the protein MALSLKICTSDELKILVDISRKTFVDAFEEQNNPEDFKTYIDSAFSEEVLSKELSNNDSAFFFVYKDDKLAGYIKINEGQAQTDIKDPEALELERIYVLEAFQGQKIGKWLLEKIKNLAIEKRKGLIWLGVWEKNTDAIKFYQNYGFSKFGTHPYIIGSDKQTDWLMRYKLD
- a CDS encoding methionine aminotransferase, whose product is MKSQILQSKSKLPDVKTTIFTTVGNLARKHKAIDLSQGFPNFEADPKLMQLVTQAMKQGHNQYAAMQGYYGLREVISEKIEQLHGRSYDIESEITVTVGATQAIFTAITAFVHPGDEVIVMKPAYDCYEPAIALNGGKAVYVQLNANNYKVDWEEFRNKITSKTRMVVLNTPHNPSGKIITKDDMLQLQDILRDTNILLVSDEVYEHIVFDGCEHQSASRFDDLAQRSFICASFGKTFHVTGWKMGYCVAPKDLMHEFRKTHQFAVFCVDHPTQRAMAEYLKNEEHYMQLNDIYQEKRDIFLSSLKTSRFKFKPSEGTYFQLLDYTEISNEKDEDLALRLITENKLACIPISSFNMNNRQDGVLRFCFAKKRETLEKAAEILCQL
- a CDS encoding type 1 glutamine amidotransferase is translated as MRTLKIILSLISIPLLSVPSFSQSNKNMSKDKIKTLIVDGQNNHEHWPKITYMLKMEMEKSGLFTVDVERSAFTWKGEEFLSDYTIIGMDETEATKEPKADPDYSPDFSAYDLVICNFGWNAAPWPEKTKKDFEKFIKKGGGLVVFHAADNSFPEWEAYNQMIGIGGWGDRTEKVGPYVFYDDNGKLIRDNTAGKAGSHGPQHEYQIQIRNSNHPITKGMPKKWLQTKDELYDRLRGPAENMEILATAYSAEEQKGTGRHEPALMVLNYGKGRIFHNIMGHADYSVESVGFMTSMLRGSEWAATGKVTQEIPENFPTADKSSSVKFD